One genomic segment of Brassica napus cultivar Da-Ae chromosome A3, Da-Ae, whole genome shotgun sequence includes these proteins:
- the LOC111214326 gene encoding serine/arginine-rich splicing factor RSZ22-like, with the protein MSRVYVGNLDPRVTERELEDEFRVYGVIKSVWVARRPPGYAFLDFEDPRDASDAIRDLDGKNGWRVEQSHNRGDRGGGRGGDRGGDRGGSDLKCYECGEPGHFARECRNRGGTGRRRSRSRSRSPRYRRSPSYGRRSYSPRARSPPPPPPRRRSPSPPPARGRSYSRSPPPYRRREELPYTNGNGLKDRRRSRS; encoded by the exons ATGTCGCGTGTGTACGTGGGAAACTTGGACCCTAGAGTTACTGAGCGTGAGCTCGAGGATGAGTTCCGTGTGTATGGAGTCATCAAGAG TGTGTGGGTTGCTCGTAGACCACCTGGCTACGCTTTTCTAGACTTCGAGGATCCCAGAGATGCCAGTGATGCCATCCGTGATTTAGATG GCAAGAATGGTTGGAGGGTTGAACAGTCTCACAACCGAGGTGACCGTGGAGGCGGCCGTGGTGGTGACCGCGGAGGCGATCGTGGTGGGTCTGATTTGAAGTGCTATGAGTGTGGTGAGCCTGGTCACTTTGCACGTGAATGCCGTAACCGCGGTGGCACAGGAAGGCGTCGCAGCAGGAGCCGGAGTCGCAGTCCTAGATACAGGAGGAGTCCAAGCTACGGACGCAG GAGTTACAGCCCTCGTGCtagatctcctcctcctcctcctccaaggCGCCGTAGCCCTTCACCTCCTCCTGCTCGTGGTCGTAGCTACAGTAGATCACCACCTCCGTACAGAAGGCGTGAGGAACTGCCTTATACTAATGg AAATGGACTGAAAGATAGACGCCGAAGCCGGAGCTGA
- the LOC106420501 gene encoding probable xyloglucan glycosyltransferase 5, translating to MSPRLDFSDWWAKDTRKGTPVVVKMENPNYSVVEIEGPDSAFRPVERSRGRKNAKQVTWVLLLKAHRAVGCLTWLATVFWSLLGSIKKRLSFTHPLGSERLGRDRWLFSAIKLFLAVSLLILGFEIVAYLRGWHYFENHIPTSTLEIQSLLHLVYVGWLGLRADYIAPLIKALSKFCIVLFLIQSVDRLILCLGCFWIKYKKIMPRFDEEPFGDDDAEGCGYVYPMVLVQIPMCNEREVYEQSISAVCQLDWPKDRILVQVLDDSNDESIQQLIKAEVNKWSQKGVNIIYRHRLVRTGYKAGNLKSAMSCDYVEAYEFVAIFDADFQPNPDFLKLTVPHFKDNPELGLVQARWTFVNKDENLLTRLQNINLCFHFEVEQQVSGVFLNFFGFNGTAGVWRIKALEESGGWLERTTVEDMDIAVRAHLHGWKFIYLNDVKVLCEVPESYEAYKKQQHRWHSGPMQLFRLCLGSILTSKIAIWKKANLILLFFLLRKLILPFYSFTLFCIILPLTMFVPEAELPVWVICYIPVFMSFLNLLPSPKSFPFIVPYLLFENTMSVTKFNAMVSGLFQLGSSYEWIVTKKAGRSSESDLLSITEKETLDKRSQLLRGVSDSELLELNQLEEQKQRKPVKKTNKIFHKELALAFLLLTAAVRSLLAAQGVHFYFLLFQGVTFLLVGLDLIGEQMS from the exons ATGTCTCCAAGGTTGGATTTTTCAGATTGGTGGGCGAAAGACACGAGGAAAGGAACACCGGTCGTTGTCAAAATGGAGAACCCAAACTACTCAGTGGTCGAAATCGAAGGACCAGACTCAGCCTTCAGACCAGTGGAGAGGAGCAGAGGCCGCAAGAACGCAAAGCAAGTCACTTGGGTTCTCCTTCTCAAAGCTCACAGGGCCGTTGGATGTCTCACTTGGCTCGCCACCGTCTTCTGGTCTCTCCTCGGCTCCATCAAGAAACGCCTCAGCTTCACTCACCCGCTTGGCTCCGAGAGGTTGGGAAGAGACAGGTGGCTTTTCTCTGCCATTAAGCTCTTCTTAGCTGTTTCTTTGCTGATTCTTGGATTCGAGATAGTTGCTTACTTGAGAGGATGGCATTACTTCGAAAACCACATCCCAACTAGCACGCTTGAGATCCAGAGCTTGCTTCATCTCGTCTATGTTGGTTGGTTAGGGTTGAGAGCTGATTATATTGCTCCACTGATCAAAGCTCTCTCCAAGTTTTGTATTGTCCTGTTCCTTATACAGTCTGTAGACCGTTTGATTCTCTGCTTGGGATGTTTCTGGATCAAGTATAAGAAGATTATGCCGAGGTTTGATGAGGAACCGTTCGGTGATGATGATGCTGAGGGATGTGGTTATGTCTATCCAATGGTTCTTGTTCAGATTCCCATGTGCAATGAAAGAGAG gtgtatgaacaaTCTATATCAGCTGTGTGTCAACTTGACTGGCCTAAAGATCGAATCCTGGTTCAGGTTCTTGATGATTCAAACGATGAAAGCATCCAGCAGTTGATTAAAGCTGAGGTTAATAAATGGAGTCAAAAGGGAGTCAACATAATCTACAGGCATCGTTTGGTTAGAACCGGATATAAAGCTGGTAACCTCAAGTCAGCTATGAGCTGTGATTACGTGGAAGCATACGAGTTTGTAGCTATATTTGATGCTGACTTCCAACCTAATCCAGACTTCCTTAAACTCACAGTTCCACATTTCAAG GATAACCCGGAGTTAGGTTTGGTTCAAGCTAGGTGGACATTTGTGAACAAAGACGAGAATTTGCTGACTCGTCTTCAGAACATCAATCTTTGTTTTCACTTTGAGGTTGAGCAGCAAGTGAGCGGCGTGTTCTTGAACTTCTTTGGTTTCAATGGAACAGCTGGTGTTTGGAGAATCAAAGCCCTTGAGGAATCTGGTGGCTGGCTTGAAAGAACCACTGTTGAAGATATGGATATAGCAGTCAGGGCTCATCTTCATGGATGGAAGTTCATCTATCTTAATGATGTCAAG GTCCTTTGTGAAGTTCCTGAGTCATATGAAGCATATAAGAAGCAACAACACCGTTGGCATTCAGGACCTATGCAGCTTTTTCGCTTGTGTCTTGGTTCAATCTTGACCTCTAAG ATAGCTATATGGAAGAAGGCGAATCTGATACTTCTCTTCTTCCTGCTTAGGAAACTAATACTCCCTTTCTACTCCTTCACATTGTTCTGCATAATCCTTCCACTCACCATGTTTGTTCCAGAAGCTGAGCTCCCCGTTTGGGTCATCTGCTACATACCTGTCTTCATGTCTTTCCTCAACCTTCTTCCATCTCCAAAATCGTTCCCCTTCATCGTCCCTTACCTCTTGTTCGAGAACACAATGTCAGTCACCAAGTTCAACGCAATGGTATCAGGGTTATTCCAGTTAGGTAGCTCTTACGAGTGGATTGTCACAAAGAAAGCTGGAAGATCATCAGAGTCGGATCTTTTATCTATCACCGAGAAAGAGACGCTAGACAAGAGAAGCCAGTTGCTTAGAGGGGTTTCAGACAGTGAGCTTTTGGAGCTGAACCAACTTGAAGAACAGAAACAAAGGAAACCAGTCAAGAAAACCAACAAGATATTCCACAAAGAGCTTGCGTTAGCGTTTCTGTTGCTCACTGCAGCGGTTAGGAGTCTGTTGGCGGCTCAAGGAGTGCATTTCTACTTCCTGTTGTTCCAAGGTGTCACATTTCTTCTTGTGGGTCTTGACCTCATAGGGGAGCAGATGAGCTGA
- the LOC106420359 gene encoding uncharacterized protein LOC106420359 produces MAIAAAREWEIAQWTIEKKDHPRAPGTPQLAASVIQSDAAWEATSNNAGLAWILKTGEQSMTGMKGVSFISSALIAEGLAMREAMAACKLKGLREVRFESDSSQLITAINRNEPPLELYGIVQDIVCMARDFEIAIFFWIPRLKNVNADLLAKNALIVFGQEVAGIFLPPPN; encoded by the coding sequence ATGGCAATTGCAGCAGCACGCGAATGGGAGATCGCTCAATGGACCATTGAGAAAAAAGACCACCCGAGAGCACCGGGAACTCCCCAACTTGCAGCTTCGGTGATACAGTCTGATGCAGCCTGGGAAGCAACATCAAACAATGCGGGCCTTGCGTGGATTTTAAAGACAGGGGAACAGAGTATGACTGGGATGAAAGGGGTCAGCTTCATCTCCTCGGCTTTAATTGCGGAAGGCTTGGCAATGAGAGAAGCGATGGCTGCGTGTAAACTCAAAGGACTGAGGGAAGTCCGCTTTGAATCGGACTCGAGCCAACTGATCACGGCGATAAACCGGAACGAACCACCGCTGGAACTCTATGGGATTGTTCAAGACATTGTTTGTATGGCAAGGGATTTCGAGATCGCCATTTTCTTTTGGATTCCTAGATTGAAGAATGTTAATGCAGATTTGCTAGCTAAAAACGCGTTGATTGTATTTGGGCAGGAAGTGGCTGGGATTTTTCTCCCCCCACCGAACTAA
- the LOC106420443 gene encoding putative B3 domain-containing protein REM4, whose translation MVDPVMASSTKKPIFIVDLSGQNSNPMIPDSFVSNHLKGNVQSTKLMKLTSDASVRTWEVELDGQRFGRGWKHFSDHHCIRNDDILSFMHVGDMVFNVTPFGRSFSQQINFISSTSKAENDRSNDDDDEHNIFDDDVYDDDEDVGDDDDDDDDDDEELYPDKTLSKKRARTETESSSENTYLVAHATPSSLSRNQMYLPSKFARANGLNNRQCEIDLRNEHGKSWTLDLTHHKSTGQAFVRSGWTSFCKANGIKAESFRRFKLVQTGTKPVLQLCPNTEGGDEIESEDCSEPSSMNQNKIVALELKPYMLKSGRVRVPALFGRANGINEAGKITIVNKDGVEWKLHLGDMKGRELFYIRGLRDCFVANGIKKVGDSFTLEAIRGGTNAILKICSKEASFDGYKTPQPRMIQASQDEEKKETKVQKKSRVSAVGPSHRTRASNRSSVGPSNLQPKQPPQPCSISDQVAKVKQCVVDALTDVRQFRSELEVKERNLEAALLEIDVLGEKIMGISKLFNINQV comes from the exons ATGGTGGATCCAGTTATGGCTTCCTCAACCAAGAAACCAATCTTCATCGTAGATCTGTCCGGACAAAACTCCAACCCT ATGATTCCTGATTCGTTTGTTTCGAATCACTTAAAGGGTAATGTTCAGTCTACGAAACTGATGAAACTGACTTCAGACGCTTCGGTCAGAACATGGGAAGTTGAGTTGGACGGTCAAAGGTTCGGCCGCGGTTGGAAACATTTCTCTGATCACCACTGTATCCGAAACGACGACATTTTGAGCTTCATGCACGTTGGGGACATGGTTTTCAACGTTACACCTTTCGGACGCAGTTTCTCTCAGCAGATTAACTTCATCTCGTCTACCTCTAAAGCTGAAAATGATCGttctaatgatgatgatgatgaacacaatatctttgatgatgatgtttatgatgatgatgaagatgttggagatgatgatgatgatgatgatgatgatgatgaagaattGTATCCAGATAAAACTTTGTCGAAGAAGAGGGCAAGAACAGAAACAGAATCTTCATCCGAAAACACTTATCTTGTTGCGCACGCCACACCTTCAAGCCTAAGTCGAAACCAGATG TATCTTCCAAGCAAATTTGCGAGGGCAAATGGTCTGAACAACAGACAATGTGAGATCGATCTAAGAAACGAACATGGAAAGTCTTGGACGCTTGATCTTACACACCACAAATCAACTGGTCAAGCATTTGTCCGTAGTGGCTGGACAAGTTTCTGCAAGGCAAATGGGATCAAAGCCGAATCTTTTCGTAGATTCAAACTTGTCCAAACCGGAACAAAACCTGTGCTACAGTTGTGTCCCAACACTGAAGGTGGTGATGAGATTGAATCCGAAGACTGCTCAGAGCCTTCTTCAATGAATCAGAACAAGATTGTGGCATTAGAACTTAAACCTTACATGCTTAAGTCAGGTCGAGTT CGAGTACCTGCATTATTCGGAAGAGCTAACGGGATCAATGAAGCGGGAAAGATAACTATAGTGAACAAAGATGGCGTAGAGTGGAAGTTACATCTAGGTGACATGAAGGGACGTGAGCTATTCTACATTAGAGGTTTAAGAGATTGTTTTGTAGCCAATGGCATAAAGAAAGTTGGTGATTCCTTCACACTAGAGGCTATCAGAGGAGGAACTAATGCTATTCTCAAGATCTGCTCCAAG GAAGCATCATTTGATGGCTATAAGACTCCACAGCCAAGGATGATTCAAGCGTCAcaagatgaagaaaaaaaggaaactaaagtaCAAAAGAAATCTCGAGTTTCTGCAGTAGGACCATCTCACCGTACTAGGGCATCAAACAGATCAAGTGTTGGTCCATCAAACTTGCAGCCCAAGCAACCTCCTCAACCTTGCTCTATCTCTGATCAAGTAGCAAAGGTGAAGCAGTGTGTCGTGGATGCTTTAACCGATGTAAGACAGTTTCGGTCAGAGCTCGAGGTGAAGGAACGTAATCTAGAAGCTGCGCTGTTGGAAATTGATGTATTAG GGGAAAAGATAATGGGAATCAGCAAACTCTTCAACATCAATCAAGTCTAA
- the LOC111214327 gene encoding B3 domain-containing protein REM5-like, with amino-acid sequence MVNASLLSPATPHFFQPLLSGSKSHLNIPVKFFSEHIEGKHEGKTVMLRSDASEKTWKVKMEGQRLTQGWKEFVEEHVLRVGDFVVFRLERDMLFNVTALGSSNCEIQYTPSGSRRQEEEEESVETEKEIKKNLTRFVTLTPTSSSFETGKQHLPASFTRGNGLIKPGKIIMVDKKGDEWVMELKVGKTNVSIMYMYIMSRNGWRIFCGVNGVRAGESLTLELIRGGESPMLKFCSKMEQTPFEAEARAHKRAKWSQEIREKTAEEGEPSHRARASNKTNANKKNLQNKQSCSVSDQLTEVKHSVVSTITSIRRFREELKTKEQELEGSLQEINNLERKMQRNQTTSSSNN; translated from the exons ATGGTGAATGCATCACTCTTATCTCCGGCAACCCCACACTTCTTCCAGCCGCTTCTTTCCGGTTCCAAGAGTCACCTG AATATTCCTGTGAAGTTCTTCTCCGAACACATTGAGGGAAAACACGAGGGCAAGACGGTCATGTTGAGATCTGATGCCTCGGAGAAAACATGGAAAGTGAAGATGGAAGGCCAAAGACTCACTCAAGGCTGGAAGGAGTTCGTTGAGGAACATGTTCTTCGAGTCGGTGACTTTGTCGTTTTTAGACTCGAACGAGACATGTTGTTCAATGTCACTGCTTTAGGATCCAGCAACTGTGAGATCCAATACACACCCTCTGGTAGTCGCCgccaagaagaggaagaagagagtgtTGAAACAG AAAAAGAAATCAAGAAGAATCTGACAAGGTTTGTGACTTTAACTCCTACGTCAAGCAGTTTTGAGACCGGTAAACAG CATTTACCAGCAAGTTTCACGAGAGGGAACGGACTCATCAAGCCGGGGAAAATAATTATGGTAGATAAAAAGGGTGATGAGTGGGTGATGGAGCTTAAGGTTGGAAAAACAAATGTATCTATTATGTACATGTACATTATGAGTCGTAATGGCTGGAGAATCTTCTGTGGCGTGAATGGAGTAAGAGCGGGGGAGTCTCTAACTTTGGAGTTGATCAGAGGAGGCGAAAGTCCTATGCTCAAGTTCTGCTCCAAG ATGGAGCAGACACCATTTGAAGCAGAGGCTCGTGCTCACAAACGAGCTAAATGGAGTCAGGAAATAAGGGAGAAAACAGCTGAAGAAGGAGAACCCTCTCATCGCGCTAGGGCATCTAACAAAACcaatgcaaataaaaaaaacttacagaACAAGCAATCTTGCTCTGTCTCAGATCAGTTGACTGAGGTGAAACATAGCGTTGTAAGTACTATAACTAGCATCAGACGGTTTCGTGAAGAGCTAAAGACAAAAGAACAAGAACTAGAAGGTTCATTGCAGGAAATCAACAACTTAG AGAGGAAAATGCAAAGGAATCAAACAACATCCTCAAGTAATAACTAA
- the LOC106423324 gene encoding topless-related protein 2-like — MDSMRAVLIRGLETSLLTSFDREHFFALLVSGDVDGAEEYLSDFTKQDSNYYSNLMFYFVKRQRFFKFLVEGDNIKAGFLLMISSRPYGMMDMPIPETHEFIRRDRRRIAHEGLKEWEDARDNGYTFDILSVANSFTGEMFTMMNQLIPMNPDLHKKEEGEDISSQMHKLHLQDNKTTMLGVAGPAAVAFNGGEMNKD; from the exons ATGGATTCCATGAGGGCTGTTCTGATTCGGGGTTTGGAAACTAGTCTCCTGACGTC TTTCGACAGAGAACATTTTTTTGCATTACTTGTTAGTGGGGACGTCGATGGAGCCGAGGAGTATCTGTCTGATTTCACCAAACAGGATTCAAATTATTACTCAAACCTCATGTTCTACTTTGTTAAGAGGCAGAGATTCTTCAAGTTTCTTGTCGA AGGTGACAACATAAAAGCAGGATTTTTGCTGATGATCTCTTCCCGACCTTATGGGATGATGGACATGCCAATACCAGAAACGCACGAGTTTATCAGACGTGATAGGCGACGCATTGCACATGAAGGCCTTAAGGA ATGGGAGGATGCTAGAGATAACGGATACACTTTTGATATCCTTTCGGTTGCAAATTCTTTCACTGGTGAGATGTTTACGATGATGAATCAACTCATTCCCATGAACCCAGACCTGcacaagaaagaagaaggagaagacatATCTTCTCAAATGCACAAGTTACATTTACAAGACAACAAGACAACCATG CTTGGTGTGGCCGGACCAGCAGCTGTAGCCTTTAACGGTGGAGAGATGAATAAGGACtag
- the LOC106423349 gene encoding B3 domain-containing protein REM7-like, translating into MNCLNSMANPPLESPTNPHFFQPLLLGFDTHLTIPVAFFSKHIEGKNKQKTAKLRSHASDKTWEVTIDGRRLTRGWKDFAKAHDLRIGDVIIFKHKGDMVFNVTPCGPNCCEIQYAQSHLIKEEEKDNSDDDNENHCRTNKNLKPEREPKSSFAFDYCFVAQVTASNLRLDTLDLPMEAASSNALNKQCHEMIVVNKEGNSWTVSLRFRESSRSYYIRGGWRRFCRDNRRKIGDLMVFNLVGDGKTSPMICICPEEECSELVRKTKRRSNWVASSSSRRNRFVTISLTRYNFRSSKLILPATFMKINGIKKQNEIILMDKHGVKWVTKLVKDGSKYGKRGLGKGWKDFCEANDVLKIGEPFLLELVWEDTLPVLKFCSKVKVETICD; encoded by the exons atGAATTGTTTGAATTCAATGGCGAATCCACCACTTGAGTCTCCGACCAATCCACATTTCTTCCAGCCACTTCTTCTCGGTTTCGACACTCACCTC ACAATACCAGTTGCCTTCTTCTCAAAGCACATAGAAGGaaaaaacaagcagaaaacaGCTAAACTTAGATCACACGCTTCAGATAAAACTTGGGAAGTGACAATAGATGGTCGGAGACTCACCAGAGGCTGGAAAGACTTTGCCAAAGCACATGACCTTCGAATAGGCGACGTCATTATCTTCAAACACAAAGGAGATATGGTGTTTAACGTCACTCCATGCGGTCCTAACTGTTGTGAGATTCAGTATGCACAATCTCACCTCAtcaaggaagaagagaaggacaACAGTGATGATGACAATGAGAATCATTGTAGAACAAATAAGAATCTAAAACCTGAGAGAGAGCCAAAGTCCTCTTTCGCATTCGACTACTGTTTTGTAGCACAAGTCACTGCTTCAAATCTAAGACTAGACACACTT GATCTTCCTATGGAAGCTGCGAGTTCAAATGCTCTAAACAAACAATGCCACGAGATGATAGTAGTGAACAAAGAGGGAAACTCATGGACTGTGAGTTTGAGATTTAGGGAATCAAGCAGAAGTTATTACATCAGAGGAGGCTGGAGAAGATTCTGCCGTGATAACAGACGAAAAATAGGAGATTTAATGGTGTTTAATCTGGTGGGAGACGGCAAGACTTCTCCCATGATCTGTATCTGTCCTGAAGAAGAGTGTTCAGAACTAGTGAGGAAGACAAAGAGGCGTTCTAACTGGGTggcttcatcatcttcaaggAGAAACCGTTTTGTCACAATCTCTCTCACACGTTACAACTTCAGAAGCTCCAAACTT ATTCTTCCAGCAACTTTCATGAAGATCAACGGTATCAAGAAGCAGAATGAGATAATCCTTATGGACAAACATGGCGTGAAGTGGGTAACGAAGCTGGTGAAGGATGGATCAAAATATGGGAAAAGAGGATTGGGAAAAGGATGGAAAGATTTCTGTGAAGCTAATGATGTATTGAAGATTGGTGAGCCTTTTCTGTTGGAGTTGGTTTGGGAAGACACACTTCCTGTTCTTAAGTTTTGTTCTAAGGTCAAGGTTGAAACAATCTGTGACTGA